The following coding sequences lie in one Alloacidobacterium dinghuense genomic window:
- a CDS encoding aldo/keto reductase, giving the protein MSQFTRRDFLKTSIAAGTVASLGPLSLGATTRTATDMVTLGKSGMQVTRLAFGTGSSNGHVQAALGQQEFTRLVHYAYDRGIRFFETAEAYVTPAMLGEALKSFPRDSYQLMTKVTTNHTSDPQQRFDDLRRTSQTEYFDILLLHWQHTPDWVSESARWQDGILEAQSKKVIRARGASVHGLPALRQMPGNKWLEVAMIRMNHNGTRMDGPTWEDNNNPDHVSEVVEHVKQVHKEGMGVISMKLVGDGAFTRREDRQAAMRFAFQHAGVDCVTVGFKNTQEVDEAINNLNLALA; this is encoded by the coding sequence ATGAGCCAATTCACTCGTCGCGATTTCCTCAAAACTTCCATTGCTGCCGGCACTGTAGCCAGCCTCGGCCCGCTTTCTCTTGGCGCCACAACTCGCACAGCCACCGACATGGTCACGCTGGGGAAATCCGGCATGCAGGTCACGCGCCTCGCCTTCGGCACCGGAAGCAGCAACGGCCATGTGCAGGCCGCGCTGGGCCAGCAGGAATTCACGCGGCTCGTGCATTACGCATATGATCGCGGCATCCGCTTCTTTGAAACCGCCGAGGCTTACGTCACGCCGGCGATGCTCGGAGAAGCGCTCAAAAGCTTCCCGCGCGACAGCTATCAGCTGATGACGAAGGTGACCACGAATCACACCAGCGATCCGCAACAGCGCTTCGACGACTTGCGCCGCACCTCGCAAACCGAATACTTCGACATTCTGCTGCTCCACTGGCAACACACGCCTGACTGGGTCTCCGAATCCGCCCGGTGGCAGGACGGCATTCTCGAGGCGCAGTCAAAGAAGGTCATCCGCGCGCGCGGCGCATCGGTCCACGGCCTGCCCGCTCTGCGCCAGATGCCCGGCAACAAATGGCTCGAAGTTGCGATGATCCGCATGAACCACAATGGCACGCGCATGGACGGCCCCACATGGGAAGACAACAACAACCCCGACCACGTGAGTGAAGTCGTCGAACACGTGAAACAGGTGCACAAGGAAGGCATGGGCGTCATCAGCATGAAGCTCGTCGGCGACGGCGCCTTTACGCGCCGCGAAGACCGCCAGGCCGCGATGCGATTTGCCTTCCAGCACGCTGGGGTGGATTGCGTTACCGTCGGCTTCAAGAACACGCAGGAAGTCGACGAGGCCATCAACAATCTCAATCTCGCGCTGGCCTGA